CGACGACCACTTCCGCGCGCAGCGCAAAGTCGGCGAGGCCAACCAGCGCGTGCAGTCGGCGCTGGCCATGCGCAGCACGCGCGACCGGCTGAGCGCTGAACTGGCCGCCTGCAAGAAGCAACAATCGCTCTTCGAGGAGCTGCGTGTCGCTTTCGGCAAGAACGGCGTGCCGGCCATGATCATCGAGAGCGTGCTGCCGGAGCTGGAAGCCTCGGCCAACGCGCTGCTGGGCCGCATGACCAACGGCCGGATGAACGTGCGCTTCGAGACTCAGCGCCTGACGCAGAAGGGCGAGACCAGCGAGACGCTCGAAATTCGCATCAGCGATGAGCTGGGCGAGCGCACCTACGAGATGTTCAGCGGCGGCGAGGCCTTTCGGGTGAACTTCGCCATTCGCATTGCGCTCAGCCGGCTGCTGGCGCACCGCGCCAACGCCCGGCTGCAGACGCTGTTCATAGATGAGGGCTTTGGCACGCAGGACGCCCAGGGCCGCGAACGATTGATCGAGGCGATCAAAGCCATCGAGGACGATTTCGAGCGCATCTTCGTCATCACCCACATTGACGAGCTGAAAGACGCCTTCCCCGCGCAGATCGAGGTGCGCAAGACCCCACGCGGTAGCATCGCCCGCGTGGTGTGAATCGGTAGGCGCGTCGAGTCGGATGGTAGGCGCACCCTTGACGGGTGCGCCCCTGCTGCAGGCGTGAATCCGGCGGCAAGCGCGTATAGAATCGCGCTCATGCACGCGCCTATCGTCTCCATCGCCGCGCTGGCGCAACATGTTGGCCAGGTGGTCACGCTGCGCGGCTGGCTCTATAACAAAACCGGCAAGGGCAAGCTGGCCTTCCTTCAGGTGCGCGACGGCACCGGCATCTGCCAGTGTGTGGTCTTTCGCCCGAATGTTGGCGACGAGATTTTTGTCATTGCCGACAAGTTACCGCAGGAAAGCAGCCTGATCGTGACCGGCGCCGTCCGCGCCGATGCCCGCGCGCCAGGCGTGCCGGGCGGCTATGAGCTGGACGTGCAATCGCTCGAGGTCGTCCAGCGCGCCGAGGATTACCCCATCGGCCCCAAAGAACACGGTGTTGAATTTTTGATGGATCACCGCCACCTGTGGATTCGCTCGTCCCGACAATGGGCGGTGCTGCGCGTGCGCGCCACAGTCATGCGCGCCATTCGCGCCTGGCTGGACGAACACGGCTTCATCGAGGTCAGCACCCCCATCCTCACCCCCAGCGCCGCGGAGGGCACGACGAACCTGTTCGAGGTGGACTACTTCGACGAGAAAGCTTATTTGGCGCAGACCGGTCAGCTCTACAACGAGGCCAACATCTTTGCCTTCGGCCGGGTGTATTGTTTCGGGCCGACCTTCCGCGCCGAGAAGAGCAAGACCCGTCGCCACCTGACCGAGTTCTGGATGGTGGAGCCGGAAATCGCTTTCTGCGACCTCGAGCAGCTCCTGGAGATCGAGGAACAGTTCGTCAGCCACGTGGTGCAGACCTGCCTGCGCGAGAACGCCAACGAGCTCAAGCTGCTCGGCCGCGACGTCAGCCGGCTACAGCGCGTCGCGCCGCCCTTCCCGCGCATCACCTATGATGACGCCGTGCGGACGCTGCAGGAGATGCACGTGCGGATGAAGGCCGGCGAGACCGTCACCGCTTACGACGGGACGCCGCTGCAGGGCATCGAGGACCCGGACCTGCTGCGCATCGAGTGGGGCACGGATTTCGGCAGCCCGCACGAGACGGCGCTGACGCAGCTCTACGACAAGCCGGTGTTCGTCACCGGCTTCCCCAGCGCGGTGAAGGCGTTCTACATGGAGCCCTACCCCAACCGGCCGGAAGTCTGCAAGAGCGCCGACTTACTCGCGCCCGAGGGCTACGGCGAGATCATCGGCGGCAGCGAGCGCATCAGCGATGGCGCACTGCTCGAACGACGCATCCGCGAGCACGGCCTGCCGATGGAGTCCTACAAGTGGTATGTCGAGCTGCGTAAATACGGCAGCGTGCCGCACAGCGGCTTCGGCCTGGGCGTCGAGCGCACGGTGGCCTGGATCTGCGGCATCGAGCACGTGCGCGAGGCGTCGCCCTTTCCGCGCCTGCTCAACCGACTCTATCCCTAGCGTGGCGATGCGTTACAGCACGCTCAGCGCCGGAGCAGCTTCCAGGCGATGTTCGGCCCCATGCCCTGCCGGTAGGCCAGGTGCACCCACAACTGCGCCAGGTGCTCTAAGCCGATGGCTGCGCTGAGCGGGCCGGCATCCACTACGTCGAAGCCGATGCTCGACGCCAGCTCACCGACTACCGATTTGGCCTCGGCATCGTCGCCACAGATCAGCATGTCGGCGTTTTGCTCGCCATAGCGCGGGTCGAGCATGTTGCCGCTGCCGGTGATGTTGAAGGCCTTGACCACGCGCGCGCCGGGGGCAGCGTCAGCGATCGCCTCGGCCAGTGAGCGCGTCACGCCGGGCGGCCGTTCGCCGAACCAGTTGTTGGCGTCTATCACGATCTTGCCACGCAGGCTGCCGCAGGCGTGAATGGCGTCGAGCACAGCGATGCCCGGCACGGCGATCAACACGACCTCGCCGAAGGTAGCTGCCTCACGCAGGGAGCCGACGCGTGCACCGGGTGATTGCGCCAGCGCAACCTTCGCCTTCTCGCCGCTCGGGTCACGCGCGCCGAAGAGAATCGCGTGGCCGTGCTCCGCCCAGCGCCGGCCCAGCGCGCTGCCCACACGTCCTACGCCGATGATGCCGATGTCCATGACGACTTTCTCATCCCGCCTTGTGTGTGAGTGCGCGGTTCAACCACGCTGAATCCACGCCATCGCTTTGTCGGCCAGCTTGTCCAGCGCGCGCACGCTCATTTCGACGTGCTCCAGCTTGGTGTCTTCGATCGGGTTGTGCGAGATGCCGCGCAGGCTCTGCACGAACATCATGACCGTGGGCACGCCGGCGCGCGCCACCTCGGCCGCGTCGTGCAGTGGTCCGCTGGGCAGTTTGTGCGCCTTGCCCGCTATCTCGACGCAGCTCTCGTAGCACATCTTGATCAGGTCTTTGTTGAAGAGGATAGGCTCAATGTTCCAGATGCGGCTCCAGCTCACCTCGCATTTTTCCTCTTTGGCAAAGCGCTTGCTGGCCTTGACGGCGTCGTTGTACATGCGCGCCAGCTTGCTCGCGCTCAGGTTGCGCTGATCGAGGGTGATATCGCACTCGCCAACAACGGCGGTGACGATGCCGGGCTTGGTGATGCAACTGCCAACGGTGCACACACCGCCATACTTGTTGGCAATCGGACGAATCTCCAGGGCAAGCTTGGCAGCGGCGGCGAGCGCGTCGCGGCGCTTGTCCATCGGCGTGCTGCCGGAGTGGGCCGCCTGGCCGACGAACTTGATGGCATGACGTTCGACGCCAAACGTGCCCAGCACGGCGCCCAAGGGGAGCTTGAGGCTCTCTAGCACCGGCCCTTGCTCAATGTGCAGCTCCAGGTAAGCAGCAGCGTTCTTCAGCTCTTTCTTGCTTTTGCCCATCTGGTCAATGTCCACGCCACAGCGCCGCAGGGCGTCTTCGAGTCGGATGCCGTCTTTGTCGGTGCGATTGCGATCCTCGTTGGGCGTGGCGTGCCCACTACACGCGCTAGAACCCAGCAAGCTGCGCCCAAAGCGCGCGCCTTCCTCATCTGCCCAGTCCACCAGTCGCACGGTGACCGGCGGCTTGCCCTGATATTGGTCGTTGATGCGGCGTAGCACTTCCAGGCCAGCAAGCACGTTCAGACAGCCATCCAGCCAGCCACCGTTTGGCACGCTGTCCATGTGCCCGCCGATCAGCAGTGCTTTCTTGCTCTTGCCGGGCAGGGTATACCAGGTATTGCCCGCTTCGTCGTTGTGAATTTCCAGGGGCATGCTGCTGGCCTTCTCGCGCAGCCAGTCGCGCGCTTTCAGCCAGGTATCGGTCCAGGCCACGCGCATCGCGCCACCGGTGTTGGGGTCGCTGGTCAACGCGCGCAGCTCCTGCAATTCTTGGACGGTGCGTTTCGGGTCGAGGGTGCTCATGCGAAGAATTCTAGCGCTGCGCCGGCCGGCTGAAAAGTGCAAGGCGCGCGTTGGTGGAAGAAACCGTTATATTCGAATATATAAATATTCATATATAATACAGCAGCATTCGATGAATCAACCGATCCACCAGTTCAAAGCGGAGTTTTTCAAGGCGTTAGCTCATCCTGCGCGCCTGGCCATCCTCGAGCAACTGCGCTCCGGGGAGAAGAGCGTGGGCGAGCTACAAGCGGGTTTGAACACCGATCAACCCACCATCTCCCAACACCTGGCGCGTCTGCGCGTCAGCGACCTCGTCCAAGCGCGTAAGGAAGGCACGACGACGTATTACTCCGTGCGCGACCCGGCCATCTTCGAACTGATGGACGTCGCCAAGAAGATCTTCAACAACCAATTGGTGGATCGGCAGGCGCTGCTGCGCCAGTTGAGGAATGAGTCGCGCGGCCGAGCCGGATGACACGTTCGATACGCGCGCTTCATCAGTCATCTCAGGGATCTGCAGAAGAGGTCTTGTCTATGCCTTTGCTCTCGTCGTTCGTTCGCATGTTGCGTGAGGAGTTCAATCGTTACAACCTGGCTGTCTTTCAGAAGGACTTGCTGGCCGCGCTAACGGTGGCGGCGGTGGCGTTGCCGTTGGCGCTGGCGTTCGGCATCGCTTCCGGCAGCACGCCGGCCGCCGGCCTGGTCACCGCCGTCATTGCTGGCATCGTGATCGGCGGCCTGTCGGGCGCGCCGTTCCAGATCAGCGGGCCCACCGGCGCGATGTCCGCTGTGCTCATCCTCGTGGCCAACCAATATGGCTCACAGGCACTGCTGTTGGTAGGCGTGATGGCTGGCGCGATCATCCTGTTGATCGGCCTGTTCAAGTTGGGGCGGACCGTGCTGCTCATCCCGCGACCGGTGATCACCGGCTTCACCAGCGGCATCGCCATCATCATCTTCGTCGGCCAACTAGGCAACTTCTTCGGCGCGAAGGTCGAGCCGGCACAGGTGCCGCTACTCACCG
The window above is part of the Candidatus Roseilinea sp. genome. Proteins encoded here:
- a CDS encoding transcriptional regulator, with amino-acid sequence MNQPIHQFKAEFFKALAHPARLAILEQLRSGEKSVGELQAGLNTDQPTISQHLARLRVSDLVQARKEGTTTYYSVRDPAIFELMDVAKKIFNNQLVDRQALLRQLRNESRGRAG
- the asnS gene encoding asparagine--tRNA ligase encodes the protein MHAPIVSIAALAQHVGQVVTLRGWLYNKTGKGKLAFLQVRDGTGICQCVVFRPNVGDEIFVIADKLPQESSLIVTGAVRADARAPGVPGGYELDVQSLEVVQRAEDYPIGPKEHGVEFLMDHRHLWIRSSRQWAVLRVRATVMRAIRAWLDEHGFIEVSTPILTPSAAEGTTNLFEVDYFDEKAYLAQTGQLYNEANIFAFGRVYCFGPTFRAEKSKTRRHLTEFWMVEPEIAFCDLEQLLEIEEQFVSHVVQTCLRENANELKLLGRDVSRLQRVAPPFPRITYDDAVRTLQEMHVRMKAGETVTAYDGTPLQGIEDPDLLRIEWGTDFGSPHETALTQLYDKPVFVTGFPSAVKAFYMEPYPNRPEVCKSADLLAPEGYGEIIGGSERISDGALLERRIREHGLPMESYKWYVELRKYGSVPHSGFGLGVERTVAWICGIEHVREASPFPRLLNRLYP
- a CDS encoding Zn-dependent hydrolase is translated as MSTLDPKRTVQELQELRALTSDPNTGGAMRVAWTDTWLKARDWLREKASSMPLEIHNDEAGNTWYTLPGKSKKALLIGGHMDSVPNGGWLDGCLNVLAGLEVLRRINDQYQGKPPVTVRLVDWADEEGARFGRSLLGSSACSGHATPNEDRNRTDKDGIRLEDALRRCGVDIDQMGKSKKELKNAAAYLELHIEQGPVLESLKLPLGAVLGTFGVERHAIKFVGQAAHSGSTPMDKRRDALAAAAKLALEIRPIANKYGGVCTVGSCITKPGIVTAVVGECDITLDQRNLSASKLARMYNDAVKASKRFAKEEKCEVSWSRIWNIEPILFNKDLIKMCYESCVEIAGKAHKLPSGPLHDAAEVARAGVPTVMMFVQSLRGISHNPIEDTKLEHVEMSVRALDKLADKAMAWIQRG